A segment of the Streptomyces sp. Tu 2975 genome:
CGGTCATGGCCCCGGGGCGCGTGTACGGGGACCCGGCAGCGGTCGCCGGTACGGGGGCGGCGGCAGGGGCGCCTGCGGCTCGCCCGTCTGCTGTGGGCCGCCGCGGAGGCGGCCGTCACCTGCGGCGTCGTCGTACTGCTCCTCGTGGTCCACCAGTTGTGGTGGAGCAACCGGCAGGCCGGACAGGGCGCGCAGCGGCAGGTCCAGGCACTGGAGCGACGCTGGGAGAGCGAGGCGCCGGATCCCCTGCCGGTGCCGGTGCCGGAAGAGACGGAGCAAGAACCCGGCGCCGCGGACGGCACCGGCACGGAGCCGGAGCCCGAGCCGGCCCGCCCCCGCCGGGACCAGGCGTACGCCGTGCTGCGCATACCCAGCCTCGGCGTCGTCGCGCCCGTCGCCGAAGGCGTCGCCAAGCGGGGCGTCCTCGACAAGGGGTACGTCGGGCACTACCCGCGGACCGCCCAGCCCGGCCGGGCCGGGAACTTCGCCGTCGCCGGGCACCGCAACACCCACGGCGAGCCCTTCCGCCGCATCGACCGGCTCCGCCCCGGCGACACGGTGGAGATCGAGACGCGCGAGGCGGTCTACGTGTACGCGGTGGACAAGGTGCTCACGAAGACCCTGCCCGGCGACACCGGGGTGATCGAGCCCGTTCCGCGGAGCGTGGTGCGCCCCGCCGCCGGGTACGGCGCGGCGGGGCACTACCTGACGATGACGACGTGCACGCCCGAGTTCAGCTCGAGGTACCGGCTGGTGGTGTGGGGGCGGCTGGCCGTGATGCGGCCGCGGTGACCACCGGTCCGGGTGGGCGGTAACGGCCACGGGCGCGTGGCGTACCGACACCCGGAGGCGGGGCGGCTACGAGAGGCCGAGCTCCGCGCAGGCGTCCGCGAACTGGGGTTCACAGATCTGCTCCACCGTGTAGAGGCCGTCGGCGACGACGGTCTCCTTGATGTTCTCCTTGGTCAGCGCGATGACCGGGATGCGCACGGTGGGGACGGACTTCTCCGTCGGGGTGTCGATGTCGGTGTGCGCGGCGGCTCCGAGGGACATGTTCCTGGCAAGCAGGATGGCCATCTCGGCGGCGGCGGCGGCCTCCGGTGCGTACTGCTTGTAGACCGTCATGTACTGATCACCGGCGACGATGCGCTGCACCGCCGCGAGTTCCGCGTCCTGCCCGGTGACCGGCGGGAGGTCGGACAGGCCGGCGGCCTTGAGCGCGGAGATGATGCCGCCCGCCATGCCGTCGTTGGCGGAGTAGACACCGACGATGGCGTCCTTGCCGAGGGTGGCGATCGCCGCGTCCATGTTGGCCTTGGCGTTCTCCGGCTTCCAGTCCTTGGTGTCGTACTCCAGGCCGACCTCCACCTTGCCGTCGAGCTCGGTGTGGGCGCCCTTCTTGAACATGGCGGCGTTCGGGTCCGTGAGGGCGCCGTTCATCATCACGACCTTCCCCGACCCGGCGTCGTCGCCGAGGGCCTGGAGCAGGGCCTTGCCCTGGATGTGGCCGACCTGTTCGTTGTCGAAGGAGACGTAGCCGTCGATCGGTCCCTCGGCGAGGCGGTCGAAGGCGACGACCGGGATTCCGGCTTCGTCGGCCTTCTCGATCGCGCCGGCGATCGCCTTGGAGTCCACCGCGTCGACGATCAGCACGTCGACCTCTTCCTCGACCATCGATTCGAGCTGCTGCGTCTGCAGATCGGCGTCGTGCTTGGCGTTGGCGTAGAGGACCTTGCCCTTGCTGTTGGTGAGCCGGGCTATGCGTTCCTCGATGACCGGCTTGTCGAACTGCTCGTAGCGAGCGGCCTGGTTCTCCGGAAGCAGCAGACCAACAACGATGTCATCGCTCAGCCTCACACCCGGCTCCTCGGTGGTCCCACAGCCGGAGAGCGGCACGACCATCGCGGCGGTGGCGGCTGCGACGGCGGCACGACGCAGAAGTGCGTTCATTGGTTGAATCCAACCTCCCTGACAGGCCGCATCATTTGCAGCCAAGGTGGCCGAAAGCCAACTCTGTGGGTCGAGAAGCGTCAAGACCTGCACGATTAACGTGACCGCAACGTGATTCTCAGTAATCAACCGTTCAAATAGCTGAGACCGACGCCCGCGGCGGGGCGTCCTCCGGGTGGGCGTCCCCGAAGACGCCCACAGGTGCTGTGAAACGGGAACTCCGGGAAGGAGTTGTTCGTCTTCCCGTGTGCGCGAGGCCGGTCGCGAATACGCTCCGGCCGTCACTGACAGAGGGAGGGGCGCATGGCCGGTCGTACGGCTCGGCTGCTGCGGCCCGCCGCGCTGCTGCTCCTGCTGCTGGTCGAGATCGTCCTCGTCGACGGCGGCAGCATCTCCGCCGCGCTCGCGCTCGCCGCGACCGCCACCGCCGCCGTCGGATCCGCCCTTCTTGTCTGTGCCGTCATCAGCGCGCGCTGCGCGCCCGTCGTGCCACGCACCCGAGTCCGGACCGCCCTGCGCGACCGCGAGCAACGAACCGCGTTCCTGCCGCAGCGGGATCCCGATGCCCGGGGGCGCAGGCGTCCCCGAGCGCCCGGTCGTCCCCTCCTGACGGCCCTGTAGGCATCACCACGCCACCACGCAGTCCCCGCGCGGGCCGTCATGCCGTCATGTCCTCGTTCCCGGCACGACGAGACCCCCGGAGGGCTCACCCATGTCCGTCTTCGCCACCCTGGTCGAGCAGCTCGCGAAGCTGCTCGAGCCGCTGTTCGCCGCGTCCGCCACCGCCGCCGCGATCATCGTCTGCACCGCGCTCGTACGCCTCGCCGTCCACCCTCTCTCCCGCGCGGCCGCCCGCGGCCAGAAGGCCCGCACCCGCCTCGCGCCGCAGCTCGCCGAACTGCGCACCAAGCACGGTAAGAACCCGGAGCGGCTTCAGAAGGCCACGATGGAGCTGTACGCGCGGGAGAAGGTGTCGCCGCTCTCCGGCTGCCTGCCGAGCCTGCTCCAGCTGCCGGCGTTCTTCCTGATGTACCACCTGTTCTCGAACACCGAGATCGGCGGGGAACCGAACGGTCTCCTCGGCCACGCGCTGTTCGACGCGCCACTCGGCGGCCGCTGGACGGACGCTCTCGCGGACGGCGGGGTGTTCGGCGGGGCCGGTCTCGTCTACGGCGCTCTCTTCCTGATCGTCGCGGTCGTCGCGACCTTCACCTACCGGCGTACCAAGCGGCAGATGGCCGCCGCGCCCATGACAGGCGAGCAGATGCCGGGCATGGGGGCGATGACAAGGATCATGCCGGTGCTGTCGTTCGCCACGCTCGCGACCGTCGCCGTCGTGCCG
Coding sequences within it:
- a CDS encoding YidC/Oxa1 family membrane protein insertase, with translation MSVFATLVEQLAKLLEPLFAASATAAAIIVCTALVRLAVHPLSRAAARGQKARTRLAPQLAELRTKHGKNPERLQKATMELYAREKVSPLSGCLPSLLQLPAFFLMYHLFSNTEIGGEPNGLLGHALFDAPLGGRWTDALADGGVFGGAGLVYGALFLIVAVVATFTYRRTKRQMAAAPMTGEQMPGMGAMTRIMPVLSFATLATVAVVPLAAALYVVTSTTWTAVERVFLYRDTPVPMAQL
- a CDS encoding class E sortase, whose product is MRLARLLWAAAEAAVTCGVVVLLLVVHQLWWSNRQAGQGAQRQVQALERRWESEAPDPLPVPVPEETEQEPGAADGTGTEPEPEPARPRRDQAYAVLRIPSLGVVAPVAEGVAKRGVLDKGYVGHYPRTAQPGRAGNFAVAGHRNTHGEPFRRIDRLRPGDTVEIETREAVYVYAVDKVLTKTLPGDTGVIEPVPRSVVRPAAGYGAAGHYLTMTTCTPEFSSRYRLVVWGRLAVMRPR
- a CDS encoding DUF6412 domain-containing protein; protein product: MAGRTARLLRPAALLLLLLVEIVLVDGGSISAALALAATATAAVGSALLVCAVISARCAPVVPRTRVRTALRDREQRTAFLPQRDPDARGRRRPRAPGRPLLTAL
- a CDS encoding substrate-binding domain-containing protein — its product is MNALLRRAAVAAATAAMVVPLSGCGTTEEPGVRLSDDIVVGLLLPENQAARYEQFDKPVIEERIARLTNSKGKVLYANAKHDADLQTQQLESMVEEEVDVLIVDAVDSKAIAGAIEKADEAGIPVVAFDRLAEGPIDGYVSFDNEQVGHIQGKALLQALGDDAGSGKVVMMNGALTDPNAAMFKKGAHTELDGKVEVGLEYDTKDWKPENAKANMDAAIATLGKDAIVGVYSANDGMAGGIISALKAAGLSDLPPVTGQDAELAAVQRIVAGDQYMTVYKQYAPEAAAAAEMAILLARNMSLGAAAHTDIDTPTEKSVPTVRIPVIALTKENIKETVVADGLYTVEQICEPQFADACAELGLS